One genomic segment of Sanyastnella coralliicola includes these proteins:
- a CDS encoding MBL fold metallo-hydrolase, producing MLKRIIKRFFAFLSILILLITIIGVAFVNLSPQFGGQASEEQKEAYAATGHYEDGVFTNKEMIVMEMNCHSISAMIKETMNPDPNVAPPDNIEVEKFDPKELLNIDAESSRVTWLGHSSFLLETAGKVILLDPVFGQYAAPHPLLGRARFHKEMPITIADIPHVDAVIISHDHYDHLDYESIVELRDKVDHFFVPLGVGNHLRRWEIAEDKISEMDWWQEVQLDQMSIVFTPSRHMSGRGLTDQSATLWGSWVIQHQYLSLYFSGDGGYGEHFKEIGEQYGRFDIALMECGQYNDLWADVHMSPEQTVQASLDVKADLMVPIHWGSFQLATHSWTDPVERVTAEASNKNVPIATPNIGESITSPGHLNLSFDPWWEEEKRKNSNENEN from the coding sequence TCGCCTTCCTTAGTATTCTCATTCTATTGATCACCATTATCGGTGTGGCCTTTGTGAATTTGAGTCCGCAGTTTGGTGGGCAAGCTTCTGAGGAGCAAAAGGAAGCATACGCTGCTACCGGACATTATGAAGATGGAGTCTTCACCAATAAGGAGATGATTGTCATGGAAATGAACTGTCACAGCATTTCGGCAATGATCAAGGAGACAATGAATCCAGATCCAAATGTGGCGCCTCCAGATAACATTGAGGTAGAGAAGTTCGACCCAAAAGAACTGTTGAACATTGATGCCGAATCTTCACGCGTTACCTGGCTTGGGCATTCATCCTTTCTTCTCGAAACGGCCGGGAAAGTGATTCTTTTGGACCCTGTGTTTGGACAATATGCCGCACCTCACCCTCTATTGGGTAGAGCTCGCTTCCATAAAGAAATGCCAATCACTATTGCAGACATTCCTCATGTGGATGCCGTCATTATTTCTCACGACCACTACGATCACCTCGATTACGAATCGATTGTAGAATTGCGTGATAAGGTGGATCATTTCTTCGTCCCTCTTGGGGTAGGAAACCACTTAAGACGCTGGGAAATTGCCGAAGACAAGATTTCTGAAATGGACTGGTGGCAGGAAGTCCAGTTAGATCAAATGAGCATCGTATTTACTCCTTCCCGACATATGTCAGGAAGAGGTCTAACCGATCAATCGGCAACCCTCTGGGGGTCTTGGGTAATCCAACACCAGTACTTGAGCCTCTATTTCAGTGGTGACGGAGGATACGGAGAGCACTTCAAAGAAATTGGAGAGCAGTACGGACGTTTTGATATTGCTTTAATGGAATGTGGCCAGTACAACGATCTCTGGGCTGACGTTCATATGTCTCCAGAACAGACTGTGCAAGCCTCGCTTGACGTAAAGGCTGATCTCATGGTACCAATCCATTGGGGCTCTTTTCAGCTAGCCACACACAGCTGGACCGATCCCGTGGAGCGCGTAACGGCCGAAGCCTCAAACAAGAATGTACCGATCGCCACACCAAATATTGGGGAATCCATCACTTCTCCTGGACATTTGAATTTGAGTTTTGATCCTTGGTGGGAAGAGGAGAAGAGGAAGAATTCGAATGAGAATGAGAATTAG
- a CDS encoding GyrI-like domain-containing protein, with the protein MSLVNNLTGQLWGRMGPEIKTIGNRASEDKISLQVYPSDYYLAFNPARKFEKWALVEVNSFDMIPEGLQTFELEGGLYAVFDYKGSSNDPSVFQYIFSQWIPQSAYAVDDRPHFEVLGANYRNDDPESEEEIWIPIKASS; encoded by the coding sequence ATGAGTTTGGTGAACAACTTAACGGGTCAACTTTGGGGTCGAATGGGACCTGAAATAAAGACCATTGGTAACCGGGCATCAGAAGATAAGATCTCACTGCAGGTCTACCCTTCCGACTATTATTTAGCGTTCAATCCTGCACGGAAATTTGAGAAATGGGCCTTGGTTGAGGTCAATAGTTTTGACATGATCCCTGAAGGTCTACAGACATTTGAACTTGAAGGTGGGCTTTATGCAGTCTTCGACTATAAGGGATCGAGCAATGATCCTTCTGTTTTCCAATACATCTTTTCGCAATGGATTCCGCAGTCAGCATATGCTGTAGATGACCGTCCACATTTTGAAGTGCTCGGGGCCAATTACCGCAATGACGACCCCGAAAGTGAAGAGGAAATATGGATTCCGATTAAAGCGAGTTCTTGA
- a CDS encoding CPBP family intramembrane glutamic endopeptidase yields MDNPQLKPYHALLDLLIFLAVMFGTREIYIEVFGFWGNAFFRSILTVGTATILLKARNQSWKALGLTKSHSVIRVLIITGLVLVGTVASIMAFELFGRDLFTESVEENSPIHTIKDSSSMLLMTLIFVWIESFLEELQDRGFSLNRFEALLGKIPVSTVLAVLIQALIFGFRHSYDFSPRSVTTGLIGLIFGAAYVLSGRNLWPLISAHVVLNTISIID; encoded by the coding sequence ATGGATAATCCACAACTCAAGCCATATCACGCCCTCCTCGACTTACTGATATTTCTGGCAGTAATGTTCGGTACCAGAGAGATTTATATTGAAGTGTTTGGCTTTTGGGGCAATGCGTTCTTCCGTTCGATCTTGACTGTTGGCACGGCCACTATTCTTCTAAAGGCACGCAATCAATCATGGAAAGCTTTAGGATTGACAAAGTCCCATTCTGTCATCCGGGTTCTCATAATCACAGGATTGGTGCTCGTAGGAACAGTTGCTTCGATTATGGCTTTTGAGCTCTTTGGTCGAGACTTGTTCACGGAATCTGTCGAAGAAAACTCTCCCATTCATACCATCAAAGATTCTTCATCAATGCTCCTCATGACACTCATTTTTGTTTGGATTGAGTCTTTCTTGGAGGAGCTTCAAGACCGCGGTTTTTCGCTCAATCGCTTCGAAGCACTACTTGGCAAAATTCCAGTGAGTACCGTTCTAGCCGTTTTAATTCAAGCCCTCATTTTTGGCTTTCGACATTCCTATGATTTTTCTCCGAGGTCGGTCACGACAGGTTTGATCGGTCTAATATTCGGGGCGGCATATGTTTTAAGCGGACGAAATCTATGGCCTTTGATTTCTGCTCATGTCGTCTTGAATACCATTTCCATCATCGATTAA
- a CDS encoding S8 family peptidase: MLQYTRTAFLTTALISALAINAQEKTNDWFNLDLLDDQVAGISVDKTYATLIDGRQGEEVVVAVIDSGVDIEHEDLVNVIWVNEDEIPDNGIDDDGNGYIDDIHGWSFISGPGGDVHYDNLEFTRVYKELKGRFEGKAKGDIAKDDKEDYKRFLYFEDQFGKRVDKAKEEYEEFKQVVDIYNYAKIQMEKVFGHDDYTLEDVKSLEGGDEASNALRDFMIQALENDLESAIDEGLEHFQNTLTYSYNLDLDSREKVGDDPNDLSDRFYGTNRVEGPRADHGTHVAGIIAAERGNGIGIDGVADKARIMVLRVVPDGDERDKDVANAIRYAADNGAKIINMSFGKSYSPDKAYVDQAVKYAEDKGVLMVHAAGNSSKNNDKSNNFPNPVMEDTREISPLWIEVGASGPEIETLAASFTNYGKKAVDVFAPGVDINSTVPDSKYEENSGTSMAAPVVSGLAALIWSYYPELKAKDVKDIVVNSYKWYGKIKVDHPGKPGKEVKFSKLSRTGGVVNAYNAFRMADEKRKS, translated from the coding sequence ATGCTACAATACACAAGAACAGCCTTCTTGACAACAGCGCTTATTTCCGCGCTAGCGATCAACGCACAAGAAAAAACAAACGATTGGTTCAACTTAGACCTGCTTGATGATCAAGTCGCAGGAATCTCAGTAGACAAAACATACGCTACTCTTATCGACGGACGCCAAGGAGAGGAAGTCGTGGTTGCTGTCATCGACTCAGGGGTTGATATTGAACACGAAGACCTTGTGAACGTGATCTGGGTGAACGAAGACGAAATTCCCGATAATGGTATTGATGACGACGGCAATGGTTACATCGACGACATACATGGATGGAGCTTTATTAGTGGCCCCGGAGGTGATGTTCACTATGATAACCTCGAGTTCACGCGTGTATACAAGGAGCTAAAGGGCAGATTCGAAGGAAAAGCCAAAGGTGATATCGCAAAAGACGATAAAGAAGATTACAAGCGTTTCTTGTACTTCGAAGATCAATTTGGCAAGCGTGTAGACAAGGCTAAAGAGGAATACGAAGAATTCAAGCAGGTGGTAGATATCTACAATTACGCGAAGATTCAGATGGAGAAAGTCTTTGGTCACGATGACTACACGCTTGAAGATGTGAAGTCATTGGAAGGAGGAGACGAAGCTTCAAACGCTTTACGTGACTTCATGATTCAAGCACTAGAGAACGACTTAGAAAGCGCCATTGATGAGGGGTTAGAGCATTTTCAGAATACGTTAACCTACAGCTATAACCTTGATCTTGATTCAAGAGAAAAAGTAGGTGACGATCCAAATGACCTTTCTGATCGCTTTTACGGCACGAATCGCGTTGAAGGACCTCGAGCTGATCACGGTACGCACGTGGCTGGTATTATAGCCGCTGAACGCGGGAATGGAATCGGAATTGATGGGGTGGCAGACAAAGCACGAATTATGGTGCTTCGTGTCGTTCCTGACGGAGATGAACGTGATAAAGACGTAGCCAACGCCATTCGCTATGCCGCAGATAACGGTGCGAAAATCATCAACATGAGTTTCGGAAAGAGCTACTCGCCGGATAAAGCTTACGTAGACCAAGCAGTAAAATATGCAGAAGACAAAGGTGTGCTCATGGTTCATGCCGCTGGAAACTCGAGCAAGAACAATGATAAGAGCAACAACTTCCCGAACCCAGTCATGGAAGACACGCGCGAGATCTCACCTCTATGGATTGAAGTAGGAGCTTCAGGTCCAGAAATCGAGACCCTTGCTGCTAGCTTTACCAATTACGGCAAAAAAGCAGTAGACGTTTTTGCACCAGGTGTAGACATCAACAGTACGGTTCCTGATAGCAAGTACGAAGAGAACTCAGGAACAAGTATGGCGGCTCCAGTCGTAAGTGGTCTCGCTGCATTGATCTGGTCATACTACCCGGAATTGAAAGCCAAAGACGTCAAAGACATCGTGGTGAATTCATACAAGTGGTATGGTAAGATCAAAGTTGACCACCCAGGCAAACCAGGTAAAGAAGTGAAATTCTCAAAACTCAGCAGAACCGGAGGAGTTGTGAATGCTTACAACGCATTCAGAATGGCTGATGAGAAGAGGAAGAGTTAG
- a CDS encoding response regulator transcription factor yields MRKVIIIEDEQDIAELVQLHLEDLNCEVEIFRNGQEGYEYSLSNPFDLMVLDINLPGKNGIDICRDLRREKVNSPILMLTARSEEIDKVLGLETGADDYLTKPFSVRELTARVKAILRRVEIDTASDEDAKEIVYRGLEIDKSKRKVVVEGERIELTPKEFDLLYLLASNPGVTYDRKELLNLVWSYDFEGYEHTVNSHINRLRSKIEKDAANPDYVLTTWGVGYRFNDA; encoded by the coding sequence ATGCGGAAAGTCATCATCATAGAAGACGAGCAGGACATTGCCGAGCTCGTTCAACTTCACCTCGAAGACCTTAATTGTGAGGTCGAAATCTTCCGAAACGGACAGGAAGGATACGAGTATTCACTATCTAATCCCTTCGATCTGATGGTTTTGGATATCAATCTTCCCGGTAAAAACGGGATCGATATCTGCCGTGATTTGCGTCGAGAAAAGGTGAATTCACCCATTCTCATGCTCACTGCGCGTAGCGAAGAGATCGACAAAGTGCTTGGTTTGGAGACCGGTGCAGACGACTATTTGACGAAGCCATTTAGTGTTCGCGAGCTCACAGCTCGAGTAAAGGCCATTCTTCGTCGTGTAGAAATCGACACCGCTTCTGATGAAGACGCGAAAGAGATTGTCTACCGTGGATTGGAAATCGATAAGAGCAAGCGCAAGGTGGTTGTTGAAGGCGAACGCATTGAATTGACGCCGAAAGAGTTTGACCTCTTATACCTGCTAGCAAGCAATCCAGGTGTTACTTATGATCGTAAAGAACTGCTTAATCTCGTTTGGAGCTATGATTTCGAGGGATACGAGCACACGGTGAATAGTCATATCAACCGTCTTCGTTCTAAGATTGAAAAAGACGCTGCGAATCCAGATTACGTATTGACTACGTGGGGAGTTGGGTACCGCTTTAACGATGCTTGA
- a CDS encoding sensor histidine kinase, with translation MLKRLAGSSLQRLILIAVFMTLLVSAFLIVSSYKQQIALSEEKELARLEGIASTLALEIDGDIHQALIEKHGSMDAIMNNDDDAEYFAIHEQLKHVQDANMIETAIYTMVYDPGMKKFCFGVTSTNPFWKHPYLDYPEKLMDDYDHGGTIEMYADSNGTWLSAFQPIKDRTGTTVGVLQVDQRFDSFIQEAERNAWKNALIGIGVSLIIIGVLFISLRGIVQEQENLKKERDELDRLRTELLANVSHDLRTPLSSIQGYLETVLMKHGSLPPDRLEKYLGTSLKNTIKLRELVDELFELSKLQSRDRKPNIEPFSLSDLAKDIGASIRVNADKKGVDLIEQIPQNLPMVFGDISLIDRVIQNLTNNAIKFTPQGGKVSITIAEVDEFLQVTVADTGVGITEEDLEKVFDRFHTRPSGTTKGTGLGLAIVKSVLEAHDSEYHIQSRVNEGTSFWFRLRKV, from the coding sequence ATGCTTAAACGTCTCGCCGGTAGTTCGCTTCAACGCTTGATTCTGATTGCGGTCTTCATGACCCTCTTGGTCTCTGCATTCCTTATTGTCAGCAGTTATAAGCAACAAATCGCACTCAGCGAGGAAAAAGAGCTAGCCCGTCTTGAGGGTATCGCTTCTACCCTTGCCTTAGAGATTGATGGCGATATACATCAAGCCCTCATCGAAAAACACGGGTCGATGGACGCGATCATGAACAACGATGACGATGCTGAGTACTTCGCCATTCATGAGCAGCTGAAGCATGTGCAGGATGCCAACATGATTGAAACAGCTATTTATACCATGGTTTATGACCCTGGTATGAAGAAGTTCTGTTTTGGCGTGACCTCGACAAATCCGTTCTGGAAGCATCCTTATCTAGACTACCCAGAGAAATTGATGGATGACTACGATCACGGTGGCACCATCGAAATGTATGCGGATAGCAATGGAACCTGGCTAAGTGCCTTCCAACCTATCAAAGACCGCACTGGTACTACCGTTGGTGTGCTTCAGGTAGATCAACGTTTCGATAGTTTCATTCAAGAAGCCGAGCGCAATGCTTGGAAAAACGCCTTGATTGGGATTGGAGTGTCGTTAATTATCATTGGTGTTCTCTTTATCTCGCTACGCGGAATCGTTCAGGAACAAGAGAATCTGAAAAAGGAACGTGACGAGCTCGATCGCCTGAGAACGGAACTCTTGGCGAACGTCTCCCATGACCTTCGGACACCATTATCCTCCATTCAAGGATATCTGGAAACCGTCCTTATGAAGCACGGCAGCCTCCCTCCTGATCGTTTGGAAAAATACCTGGGAACGAGTCTGAAGAACACGATTAAACTACGTGAATTGGTAGACGAGCTCTTTGAACTATCAAAACTGCAGTCACGTGATCGCAAACCAAACATTGAGCCTTTCTCACTCTCTGATTTGGCTAAAGATATCGGAGCCAGCATTAGAGTAAATGCCGATAAGAAAGGAGTCGACCTCATTGAGCAAATCCCACAAAACCTTCCGATGGTCTTTGGAGATATCTCATTGATTGATCGAGTGATTCAGAACCTCACCAATAATGCTATCAAGTTCACCCCACAAGGTGGAAAAGTGTCGATCACGATAGCTGAGGTGGATGAATTCCTCCAAGTAACCGTTGCTGATACGGGAGTTGGTATCACGGAAGAAGATCTAGAGAAGGTGTTCGACCGTTTCCATACACGACCTTCTGGTACCACGAAGGGTACTGGGTTGGGACTCGCCATTGTAAAGAGTGTGCTTGAAGCGCATGATTCTGAGTACCACATTCAATCTCGCGTGAATGAGGGCACATCTTTCTGGTTTAGACTGAGAAAGGTCTAA
- a CDS encoding formate--tetrahydrofolate ligase, producing the protein MSEFKSDLQIAQEAEIKDIRHIASKLDISEDQLELYGSTKAKLPLELIDESKVDASNLILVTAITPTPAGEGKTTTSIGLNEGLNRIGKKSVVVLREPSLGPVFGIKGGAAGGGYSQVIPMEDINLHFTGDFSAVEKANNLLSALIDNNLQSRTRSLGLDPRRIYWKRVMDMNDRSLRQITIGLGGTGNGIPREDGFNITPASEVMAILCMAKDREDLKKRLGNIFVGYTMDRKPVYARDLNAEGAMALLLKDAVKPNLVQTLEHNPAIIHGGPFANIAQGTNTILATKMGMSLADYTVTEAGFGADLGAEKFLDIKCRAAGIAPKAVVVVATLRALRHHGGAAKDEYNNPNIDFVKAGFPNLQKHIENIKAFGLQPVVAINHFTTDTEEEMQHVQDECAKLGVKAVVSRCWSDGGAGTEDLARAVVEAVESGKSNFKPIYDTEDSVKKKIETIAKTIYGADAVSFDKNALTGIKTIESLGLDKLPVCMAKTQKSLSDNDALRGRPTGFTVTVREFEFAAGAGFIIPILGKMMRMPGLPAVPASEGMDIDNDGVITGLS; encoded by the coding sequence ATGTCTGAATTCAAATCCGATCTACAGATCGCCCAAGAAGCAGAGATCAAAGATATCCGCCACATTGCTTCTAAACTTGATATCTCAGAAGACCAGCTTGAACTGTACGGTTCAACCAAAGCGAAACTTCCTCTTGAACTCATCGATGAATCGAAAGTTGATGCCTCTAACCTTATCTTGGTAACGGCCATCACTCCTACCCCTGCGGGTGAAGGAAAGACCACGACATCGATTGGATTGAACGAAGGACTCAATAGAATCGGCAAAAAGTCTGTCGTAGTTCTTCGTGAGCCTTCACTCGGACCAGTTTTCGGGATCAAAGGAGGAGCAGCCGGAGGTGGTTATTCGCAGGTGATTCCAATGGAAGACATTAACCTCCACTTCACTGGAGACTTCTCTGCGGTTGAAAAGGCAAACAACTTGCTTTCCGCATTGATTGATAACAACCTTCAAAGTCGCACGCGCAGCCTAGGTCTTGACCCTCGTAGAATCTACTGGAAGCGTGTGATGGATATGAATGACCGTTCTCTGCGTCAAATCACCATCGGTCTTGGAGGAACAGGAAACGGTATTCCTCGTGAAGATGGATTTAACATCACCCCAGCCTCAGAAGTCATGGCCATTCTATGCATGGCGAAAGACCGTGAAGACCTTAAGAAACGCCTTGGGAATATCTTCGTTGGATATACCATGGACCGCAAGCCGGTTTATGCTCGTGACTTGAACGCTGAAGGTGCGATGGCGCTATTGCTAAAAGATGCAGTGAAGCCGAATCTTGTTCAAACCCTTGAACACAACCCAGCAATCATTCACGGTGGACCATTCGCGAACATCGCTCAAGGAACGAATACCATCCTCGCAACGAAGATGGGTATGTCTCTCGCGGACTACACCGTTACTGAGGCAGGCTTTGGTGCAGACCTCGGAGCCGAAAAATTCCTAGACATTAAGTGCCGAGCAGCGGGAATCGCTCCTAAAGCAGTAGTCGTTGTGGCTACCCTTCGTGCGTTACGTCATCATGGAGGTGCTGCGAAAGATGAGTACAACAACCCGAACATTGACTTCGTGAAGGCAGGTTTCCCGAATCTTCAGAAGCACATTGAAAATATTAAGGCTTTCGGCCTTCAGCCTGTAGTCGCAATTAACCATTTCACCACAGACACAGAAGAGGAAATGCAACACGTTCAAGATGAATGTGCGAAGCTCGGTGTAAAAGCAGTTGTGAGTCGATGCTGGTCTGACGGTGGTGCGGGAACGGAAGACCTCGCTCGCGCTGTTGTAGAAGCGGTAGAATCAGGGAAATCTAACTTCAAGCCGATCTACGATACAGAAGACAGTGTCAAGAAAAAGATTGAGACTATCGCTAAAACCATCTACGGTGCAGACGCTGTTTCATTCGATAAGAATGCCCTTACCGGAATTAAAACGATTGAATCGCTCGGTCTAGATAAGCTTCCAGTCTGCATGGCGAAAACGCAGAAGTCACTTTCAGATAATGACGCACTTCGTGGTCGTCCGACCGGATTTACCGTGACTGTACGTGAATTCGAATTTGCCGCCGGAGCTGGATTCATTATTCCAATTCTCGGTAAGATGATGCGTATGCCTGGACTTCCAGCAGTGCCTGCTTCAGAAGGAATGGACATCGATAACGATGGGGTGATCACTGGATTGTCATAA
- the fdhD gene encoding formate dehydrogenase accessory sulfurtransferase FdhD → MNHQAYEGELNRNGDTQPTKDELVVERPLQVVINGEALTVTMQTPGHEAELVRGLLHNEDIYRGEGLDRKAFQFRASEENIMDQITLDIDSEKLGQGYLNSRQLLSVSSCGICGRTSFEGRSGSIDSTENSIDLEKAFGAMRKEQHLFSATGGSHGAAAFTDEGDHLVTREDIGRHNAVDKVIGHLLFEGNLSNAKVLLVSGRISYEIVSKCFMAGIPNLAAVSAPSSLAVDFAKELGIQLYGFVRDSRATRYA, encoded by the coding sequence ATGAACCACCAAGCCTACGAAGGAGAACTCAATCGAAACGGAGATACTCAACCCACAAAGGATGAACTCGTTGTAGAGCGTCCTTTGCAGGTAGTGATCAATGGAGAGGCACTTACCGTCACCATGCAAACTCCTGGACATGAGGCTGAACTCGTTCGCGGGTTGTTGCATAATGAAGATATCTATCGAGGTGAAGGCTTAGATCGTAAGGCATTCCAATTCCGCGCTAGCGAAGAAAACATCATGGATCAAATCACCCTAGATATTGATTCAGAAAAGCTAGGTCAAGGTTATTTGAATAGTCGTCAATTGCTGTCTGTATCCTCTTGCGGTATCTGCGGGCGTACCTCTTTTGAGGGGAGAAGTGGAAGTATCGATAGCACTGAGAATTCGATTGATCTTGAAAAAGCCTTTGGTGCGATGCGCAAGGAACAACACTTGTTTTCGGCCACTGGAGGCAGCCATGGCGCAGCGGCATTTACCGATGAAGGAGATCATTTAGTTACCCGTGAAGACATTGGTCGCCACAACGCCGTTGATAAGGTAATTGGTCATTTACTTTTTGAAGGGAATCTGTCGAATGCGAAGGTGCTATTAGTGAGCGGCCGCATTAGTTATGAGATCGTTTCAAAGTGTTTTATGGCTGGAATACCCAATCTAGCCGCCGTTTCAGCGCCTTCGAGTCTTGCGGTTGATTTCGCTAAAGAATTAGGTATTCAATTGTATGGATTTGTTCGAGATAGTCGCGCGACTCGATACGCTTAA
- a CDS encoding FdhF/YdeP family oxidoreductase: protein MRDVKILPPSELTGIKFIKNPKKAAGVKGVTVAIRHLSEEIGLFEGFKLMTKVNQKDGLDCPGCAWPDPEHRSKLFEYCENGAKAIAEEATKKRVDPAFFERHSVSEMSTWSDYKIGRSGRITEPMYLAENADHYTPISWEDAFAKIGSKLKSIDADDAVFYTSGRTANETAFLYQLFVRAYGTNNLPDCSNMCHESSGTGLGRTLGIGKGSVTLNDLYEAEVVLVVGQNPGTNHPRMLSALQKCKANGGKVVHVNPLPEVGTEKFVDPQSPVEILKGGTKISDHFLQVRVNGDIAMLKLLAKGLFEAEEANPGRVLDREFIAQYASGFDEYRAQLNQEDKNQLYKDCGLTAQQLKPVIELLANNTKIIICWAMGITQHVNGVANVQEIVNLLLLKGAVGKPGAGTCPVRGHSNVQGDRTMGIFEKPPARLLDALDGRFHFQSPREHGYDVVESIEAMAENKVKFFFAMGGNFISATPDSEFTGKAMQNCDMTVQVSTKLNRSHLVTGKEAIILPCLARTEADIQQGKKQFYTVENSMGVVHQSRGHRPAPSAALKSEVDIVCSLAEATLSAQDTMKWSSWRNDYNLIRDEIEAVIPGFDDYNRKVRQSNGFHLPNGARVRKFNTSNGKAQFTVNHLPQVDPKEAEYIMMTVRSHDQYNTTIYGLDDRYRGILNERRVVMMNEEDAAEKGWKRGQVVDIESVFRGEKRRVERFIVIPFSIPRKCVATYFPECNALVPIGAKAHESNTPASKFVEVNLYASAES, encoded by the coding sequence ATGAGAGATGTCAAAATTCTACCTCCTTCGGAGCTTACAGGTATCAAATTCATCAAGAACCCCAAGAAAGCAGCTGGGGTAAAAGGTGTAACAGTTGCTATTCGCCACTTGAGTGAGGAGATTGGACTATTTGAAGGTTTCAAACTCATGACCAAGGTAAATCAGAAAGATGGCCTTGATTGCCCTGGATGTGCATGGCCTGACCCGGAACATCGCTCAAAGTTGTTTGAATACTGTGAGAATGGTGCTAAGGCTATCGCTGAAGAGGCTACAAAAAAGCGGGTCGATCCTGCTTTCTTCGAACGGCATTCAGTCAGTGAAATGAGCACATGGTCTGATTACAAAATCGGACGTTCAGGACGTATCACAGAACCAATGTACTTGGCCGAAAATGCAGATCACTACACTCCTATTTCTTGGGAAGATGCGTTTGCTAAAATTGGTTCTAAGCTGAAATCAATTGACGCTGACGATGCTGTGTTCTATACCTCAGGAAGGACTGCCAATGAGACGGCATTTCTATATCAACTCTTCGTACGTGCCTATGGAACGAACAACCTTCCAGATTGCTCCAACATGTGCCACGAGTCTAGTGGAACGGGATTAGGACGCACTTTAGGAATTGGGAAAGGCTCCGTGACTTTGAATGATCTGTACGAAGCAGAGGTCGTACTTGTGGTAGGACAGAACCCTGGAACCAATCACCCGAGAATGTTAAGCGCACTGCAGAAATGCAAAGCGAATGGAGGAAAGGTGGTACATGTGAACCCGCTACCAGAGGTAGGTACAGAGAAATTTGTTGACCCTCAAAGTCCGGTTGAGATTTTGAAGGGAGGGACTAAGATTTCTGACCACTTCCTTCAAGTGCGTGTCAATGGTGACATTGCGATGCTTAAGCTGCTTGCCAAAGGACTCTTTGAAGCAGAAGAGGCCAACCCGGGAAGAGTGCTCGATCGCGAGTTTATTGCCCAGTACGCTTCTGGTTTCGATGAGTATCGTGCGCAACTGAATCAAGAAGACAAGAACCAGCTTTACAAAGACTGTGGACTTACCGCACAGCAATTGAAACCGGTGATTGAATTATTGGCAAATAACACCAAGATCATCATTTGTTGGGCAATGGGAATCACCCAACATGTCAATGGTGTAGCCAACGTTCAGGAGATAGTGAATCTTCTATTATTGAAAGGGGCTGTTGGCAAACCAGGTGCAGGAACTTGCCCAGTTCGAGGGCATAGTAATGTACAAGGTGATCGAACCATGGGCATCTTTGAGAAGCCCCCTGCCCGACTACTCGATGCACTTGATGGACGTTTCCACTTCCAATCGCCGCGTGAACATGGGTATGATGTTGTAGAGTCGATTGAAGCGATGGCAGAGAACAAGGTGAAGTTCTTCTTCGCCATGGGCGGAAACTTCATTTCAGCAACGCCAGATAGTGAATTCACGGGTAAGGCAATGCAGAACTGCGACATGACGGTTCAGGTCAGCACAAAACTCAATCGCTCGCATCTTGTCACAGGAAAAGAGGCAATTATCCTCCCTTGTTTGGCACGTACTGAAGCGGATATCCAACAGGGCAAGAAGCAATTCTACACCGTTGAGAATTCGATGGGGGTTGTACATCAGAGTAGAGGCCACCGTCCGGCGCCTTCGGCTGCTTTGAAGAGTGAGGTGGACATCGTTTGTTCATTAGCTGAGGCGACCTTGTCAGCTCAAGACACCATGAAATGGTCTTCTTGGAGAAATGACTATAACCTGATCCGCGATGAAATTGAGGCGGTGATTCCAGGCTTTGATGACTACAATCGAAAGGTGCGTCAGTCGAATGGCTTCCATCTTCCGAATGGGGCACGTGTGCGCAAGTTCAATACGTCAAATGGGAAAGCTCAATTCACCGTCAATCACCTCCCACAGGTTGACCCTAAGGAGGCGGAGTATATTATGATGACCGTTCGTTCTCACGACCAATACAACACCACCATTTACGGACTTGACGATCGCTATCGCGGAATTCTGAACGAGCGACGTGTAGTTATGATGAATGAAGAAGACGCCGCTGAAAAAGGTTGGAAAAGAGGTCAAGTTGTTGACATTGAAAGTGTTTTCCGAGGTGAAAAACGTCGGGTCGAGCGCTTCATTGTGATTCCTTTCAGCATTCCACGCAAGTGTGTTGCGACCTATTTCCCAGAGTGCAATGCCCTTGTCCCTATTGGTGCTAAGGCCCATGAGAGCAATACTCCTGCGAGTAAGTTTGTTGAGGTGAATTTATACGCTAGCGCGGAATCATGA